Proteins encoded together in one candidate division KSB1 bacterium window:
- a CDS encoding sodium:solute symporter, translating into MTLRLIDWLIVVLSMIGLVALVRFSRHFMRSVTDFLSAGRSAGRYLLSVSQGMSALGSITIVGMWEMNYVAGFSLRWWEFTMGVVLLAITVSGWVIYRFRQTRALTVAQFFEIRYSRRFRIFAGLLAFTSGIVNFGIFPAVGARFFIYFCGLPESLVMGPFALPMLAVVMAIFLSIALYFLFAGGQIAVMLTEFVQGIFVNAVFILIVIYFLVIVDWAQILAAVSTAPPDASLINPYHTSRVKDFNLWYFLIGVVGVIYGKMSWQGTQAYNSSARTAHEAKMGEVLGNLRDIPKWLMLVFVPVIAYTVLHHPAFSAPTGAVESVLSGVDSEALRSQLRVPLVLRELLPVGFMGALATVMLMATIGTHDSYLHSWGSIFVQDVVMPFRKRPFAPEQHLRVLRGSIVGVCVFIFLFSLVFQQSEYIFLFFAITGAIFTGGSGAVIIGGLYWKRGTTPAAWSALITGSTIAVGGIVIHQLDSDFFINGQMFWGIAMAVSSLVYVLVSLFDKRPSFDMDSLLHRGAHAIAGETRLVDEVPQRGLRMLGMGQEFTRGDKLIYLIAYAWTAVWTMAFLAGSYFNLTGEVSDSAWLTFWRTFILVNVAASLLIIVWFTVGGLRDLKEMLRLLRTMKRDHGDDGFVRRAEERE; encoded by the coding sequence ATGACGCTGCGGCTGATTGATTGGCTGATTGTCGTGCTCAGCATGATCGGGCTGGTCGCGTTGGTGCGCTTCAGCCGGCATTTCATGCGGAGCGTTACGGACTTTCTCTCCGCGGGGCGGTCCGCGGGGCGCTACCTCCTGAGTGTATCGCAGGGGATGTCGGCGCTGGGCTCGATCACGATCGTGGGCATGTGGGAGATGAATTACGTCGCGGGGTTCTCGCTCCGGTGGTGGGAATTCACGATGGGCGTGGTGCTGCTTGCGATCACGGTTTCGGGTTGGGTGATTTACCGGTTTCGGCAGACGCGCGCGCTCACGGTAGCGCAGTTTTTCGAGATTCGCTACAGCCGCCGGTTTCGCATATTCGCGGGACTGCTTGCATTTACGTCAGGCATCGTGAATTTCGGCATTTTCCCCGCGGTGGGCGCGCGGTTTTTCATCTACTTCTGCGGGCTGCCGGAGTCGCTGGTGATGGGGCCCTTCGCGCTGCCGATGCTGGCGGTGGTGATGGCGATCTTCCTGTCGATCGCGCTCTACTTCTTGTTTGCGGGGGGGCAGATTGCCGTAATGCTCACGGAGTTCGTGCAGGGGATCTTTGTGAACGCGGTGTTCATCCTGATTGTCATCTACTTCCTCGTGATTGTCGATTGGGCACAGATTCTGGCGGCGGTTTCCACGGCACCGCCGGACGCCTCGCTGATCAATCCGTATCACACGAGCCGGGTCAAGGACTTCAATCTCTGGTATTTCCTGATCGGAGTGGTCGGAGTGATCTACGGGAAGATGTCCTGGCAGGGGACGCAGGCGTACAACTCGTCGGCGCGCACGGCGCACGAGGCGAAGATGGGCGAGGTGCTCGGCAATCTGCGCGACATTCCGAAATGGTTGATGCTGGTGTTTGTGCCGGTGATCGCTTACACGGTGCTGCATCATCCAGCGTTCAGCGCGCCGACCGGTGCGGTGGAGTCCGTGCTCAGCGGTGTCGATTCTGAAGCGCTTCGCAGTCAACTGCGGGTTCCGCTGGTGCTGCGCGAGCTGCTCCCGGTGGGGTTCATGGGCGCGCTGGCGACGGTGATGTTGATGGCGACGATCGGGACGCACGACAGCTATTTGCATTCGTGGGGCAGCATTTTCGTGCAGGACGTGGTCATGCCGTTTCGGAAGCGGCCGTTCGCGCCGGAGCAGCATCTGCGGGTTTTGCGGGGGTCGATCGTCGGCGTGTGCGTGTTCATTTTCTTGTTCAGTCTGGTATTTCAACAGAGCGAGTATATCTTTCTCTTTTTTGCGATTACGGGAGCGATCTTCACGGGCGGCTCGGGGGCGGTGATCATCGGCGGCTTGTACTGGAAGCGCGGCACCACGCCGGCGGCGTGGAGTGCGCTGATCACGGGGTCCACCATCGCGGTCGGCGGGATTGTCATTCATCAGTTGGATTCCGATTTTTTCATTAACGGTCAGATGTTCTGGGGGATTGCGATGGCGGTTTCCTCTCTCGTCTATGTGCTGGTGTCACTGTTCGACAAGCGACCGAGTTTTGACATGGACAGCCTGTTGCATCGCGGCGCGCACGCCATCGCCGGCGAGACCCGGCTGGTCGACGAGGTCCCGCAACGGGGCTTGCGAATGCTGGGCATGGGGCAGGAGTTTACGCGCGGGGACAAGCTGATTTACCTGATTGCCTATGCCTGGACTGCCGTCTGGACCATGGCCTTTCTGGCGGGCAGCTACTTCAATCTTACCGGCGAGGTGTCCGACAGCGCTTGGCTGACATTCTGGCGGACGTTTATCTTGGTAAACGTTGCCGCATCGCTCCTGATTATCGTTTGGTTTACCGTCGGCGGTCTGCGCGATTTGAAGGAGATGTTGCGGCTCTTGAGAACGATGAAACGTGATCACGGCGATGACGGATTTGTGCGGAGGGCGGAAGAGCGTGAGTGA
- a CDS encoding glycoside hydrolase family 130 protein, with product MSDAGLLRAAANPILTRRDIPPLTPDLADVSAVFNPGAIRLGDETLLLLRVQNRGRETSFMIARSTDGERFTVDRERVRIIGLEQVSTPIYHVYDARLTQIDGVLYAMVAIDMEDGCKLGLLKSRTPHEYEFVGLVSADDNRNGVLFPERIDGKYLRLDRPNRVQLAGGPVSGNAIWLSESADLAGWKPVTSLIAGRFHYWDELVGAGPPPIRTRHGWLCIYHGVATHFASSNIYQAGVFVLDLADPTQVVARSRCNILEPRESYELTGQVPNVVFPSGAVVPGAQDGVAEVDDLVFVYYGAADTVVGLATATVGSLLRAAGLAL from the coding sequence GTGAGTGACGCCGGCTTGCTGCGGGCCGCGGCCAATCCGATCTTGACGCGAAGGGACATCCCGCCGTTGACACCGGACTTGGCGGACGTCAGCGCCGTGTTTAATCCCGGAGCGATCCGGCTCGGAGACGAGACGCTTTTGCTGCTGCGAGTGCAGAATCGCGGGCGAGAGACATCGTTCATGATTGCACGCAGTACAGACGGGGAACGCTTTACCGTGGATCGTGAACGGGTGCGGATTATCGGACTGGAGCAGGTTTCCACACCGATCTACCACGTCTATGACGCGCGGCTGACGCAGATCGACGGCGTGCTGTATGCGATGGTGGCCATCGACATGGAGGACGGCTGCAAGTTAGGACTGTTGAAATCGAGGACGCCGCATGAGTACGAGTTTGTCGGATTGGTTTCCGCCGACGACAATCGCAACGGCGTACTCTTTCCCGAACGGATTGACGGCAAGTACTTGCGGCTGGATCGGCCAAACCGGGTGCAACTTGCGGGCGGACCGGTCAGTGGGAACGCAATCTGGCTCAGCGAATCCGCCGACCTCGCGGGCTGGAAGCCTGTGACATCGTTGATCGCCGGTCGGTTTCACTATTGGGATGAACTGGTCGGCGCAGGTCCGCCACCGATCAGGACGCGGCATGGCTGGCTGTGCATTTATCACGGCGTGGCCACACATTTTGCGAGCAGCAATATCTATCAGGCAGGTGTGTTCGTGCTGGATCTGGCGGATCCGACGCAAGTCGTAGCGCGGAGTCGCTGCAACATCCTCGAACCGCGCGAATCGTATGAGTTGACCGGACAAGTTCCGAATGTTGTGTTTCCCAGCGGAGCCGTCGTGCCGGGCGCGCAGGATGGCGTCGCGGAAGTGGATGATCTTGTGTTTGTCTATTACGGTGCGGCGGACACGGTCGTCGGTTTGGCGACGGCTACCGTCGGTTCGCTATTGCGCGCGGCGGGACTCGCGCTGTGA